A stretch of the Thiocystis violascens DSM 198 genome encodes the following:
- the urtB gene encoding urea ABC transporter permease subunit UrtB, with amino-acid sequence MSFSSPGTRHGAPIIASLLLWLACLIPAGDTVAETLEETLPRLADRSFAVKQAAIESIAASPDERALNILVALAAGDLYTRTQTPSVVLGLATSAGRRLTDPLTGADLGEATPGAAKKIILNNAMRVALRVAIASRRLSSPDPAERLSAAREMRGDTSPAAVAALSAQLEREQDAEVRAAITLALAVARLGSSEPSTRLEAVAALEDSLYPEARNALRPVAESDPDPEVRKAAAKTLTGIEQRLAWNARAETLFFGLSLGSVLVLAAIGLAITFGVMGVINMAHGELMMLGAYTAYLVQSALPGWIDYSLFLAIPAAFIVSGLFGIAIERTVIRFLYGRPLETLLATFGISLILQQLVRTLISAQNVVVQNPSWMSGAWSINPALALTYNRLFILLFALLVFAALLLILKRTALGLEVRAVSQNRAMARAMGVRSERVDALTFGLGAGIAGVAGVALSQLTNVGPNMGQAYIIDSFMVVVFGGVGNLWGTLVAGMSLGVANKLMEPWAGAVLAKILVLVFIILFIQKRPRGLFPQRGRAAEG; translated from the coding sequence ATGTCGTTTTCATCTCCAGGCACTCGCCACGGCGCTCCCATCATCGCAAGCCTGCTGCTTTGGCTGGCCTGCCTGATACCGGCGGGAGACACGGTGGCGGAAACGCTCGAAGAGACGCTGCCGCGTCTGGCCGACCGATCCTTTGCGGTCAAACAAGCGGCGATCGAGTCAATCGCGGCCAGCCCGGACGAGCGGGCGCTGAACATCCTGGTCGCGCTTGCCGCCGGAGATCTCTACACCCGAACCCAGACCCCGTCGGTGGTTCTGGGACTTGCCACGAGTGCCGGACGACGACTCACCGATCCCCTGACGGGCGCCGACCTCGGCGAGGCCACTCCTGGAGCGGCCAAGAAAATCATCCTCAACAACGCGATGCGGGTGGCGCTGCGGGTTGCCATCGCGTCACGCCGTCTGAGCAGCCCGGACCCGGCGGAACGCCTGAGTGCCGCGCGCGAGATGCGCGGCGACACCAGTCCGGCGGCGGTCGCGGCCCTGAGCGCCCAACTGGAGCGCGAGCAGGACGCGGAGGTCCGCGCGGCCATTACCCTGGCCCTGGCGGTAGCGCGTCTAGGCTCATCGGAACCCTCGACCCGGCTTGAGGCCGTCGCCGCCCTGGAGGACAGTCTCTACCCCGAGGCGCGCAATGCCCTGCGCCCGGTCGCCGAATCCGACCCCGATCCCGAGGTTCGCAAGGCCGCCGCCAAGACCCTGACCGGAATCGAACAGCGGCTGGCCTGGAACGCTCGCGCCGAAACCCTCTTCTTTGGACTCAGTCTGGGCTCGGTGCTGGTGCTGGCGGCCATCGGGCTGGCCATCACCTTCGGTGTCATGGGCGTGATCAACATGGCCCACGGTGAGCTTATGATGCTCGGCGCCTATACCGCCTATCTGGTCCAGTCGGCGCTGCCGGGTTGGATCGATTACTCGCTGTTTCTGGCCATCCCGGCGGCCTTCATCGTCTCGGGGCTGTTCGGCATCGCCATCGAGCGAACCGTGATCCGGTTTCTTTACGGTCGGCCGCTGGAGACGCTGCTGGCGACCTTCGGCATCAGCCTCATCCTCCAGCAACTCGTGCGAACCCTCATCTCCGCTCAGAATGTCGTGGTCCAGAACCCGAGCTGGATGAGCGGCGCCTGGTCGATCAATCCGGCGCTGGCCCTGACCTACAACCGGCTCTTCATCCTGCTCTTCGCCCTGCTGGTCTTCGCCGCGCTCCTGCTCATCCTGAAGCGCACCGCGCTGGGGCTGGAGGTGCGCGCCGTCTCGCAGAATCGCGCCATGGCGCGCGCCATGGGGGTGCGCTCGGAGCGCGTGGACGCACTCACCTTCGGTCTGGGCGCCGGGATCGCCGGGGTGGCGGGCGTGGCCCTGTCCCAGCTCACCAATGTCGGTCCCAACATGGGACAGGCTTACATCATCGATTCCTTCATGGTCGTGGTTTTCGGTGGGGTCGGTAATCTCTGGGGCACCCTGGTCGCCGGCATGAGTCTGGGCGTGGCCAACAAATTGATGGAACCCTGGGCCGGCGCGGTGCTGGCCAAGATCCTGGTGCTGGTCTTCATCATTTTGTTCATCCAGAAACGTCCGCGCGGGCTCTTCCCGCAGCGCGGGCGCGCGGCGGAGGGCTGA